One window from the genome of Candidatus Tanganyikabacteria bacterium encodes:
- a CDS encoding AAA family ATPase — protein MTTSRRDTEQARTRSVDGPARLGSAAAPAKPPPSKLRQLQLAGLDAFIRAVYPVIYVSTSEEGRFLARLREKYGPARPVFQWTYTKGLINLQDGRCIEQTTIGDPLAALRYAEKTHNPGLFVFCDLHPWLRDNGGAESRAAVRMLRDYYHHVRSTGNRYKVVLLVSPVLVIPPELEKEVVVFDFPLPDREELRGLLDAHMRRTAREAASPQDYLPPDHVDKLLEAALGLTLDEADNAFSAALLKDGRLDSADIHTILAQKQLIIRQSGVLDYYPAEEDLTEVGGLENLKAWLRKRALAFSREARDFGLPHPKGVLLTGVQGCGKSLSAKAIATNWQLPLLRLDVGKLFAGLVGSSEENMRRAIKLSEAIAPCVLWVDELEKGFSGLQSSGSVDGGTTARVFGTFLTWLQDKKSNVFVVATANQIQGLPPELLRKGRFDEIFFIDLPDAAERAAILDIHLQKRRRNPGRFDVGRLVRETERFSGAELEQVVISALYEAFSEGQDLQMAHLLAAIRQTVPLSVTMAEDVEFLRHWAKTRAVAASIDRHMR, from the coding sequence ATGACGACTTCCAGGCGCGACACGGAGCAGGCCCGGACGCGGAGCGTGGACGGTCCGGCGCGGCTCGGGTCGGCCGCGGCGCCCGCCAAGCCGCCGCCCAGCAAGCTCCGGCAGTTGCAGCTTGCCGGCCTCGACGCGTTCATTCGCGCGGTCTACCCGGTCATCTACGTCTCGACGAGCGAGGAAGGGCGTTTCCTGGCGCGGCTGCGCGAGAAGTACGGGCCGGCGCGGCCGGTGTTCCAGTGGACCTACACCAAGGGGCTGATCAACCTGCAGGATGGCCGCTGCATCGAGCAGACGACCATCGGCGATCCGCTCGCCGCCCTGCGCTACGCCGAGAAGACCCACAACCCGGGGCTCTTCGTGTTCTGCGACCTCCACCCGTGGCTGCGCGACAACGGCGGCGCCGAGAGCCGGGCGGCCGTCCGCATGCTGCGCGATTACTACCACCACGTGCGCTCGACCGGCAACCGCTACAAGGTCGTGCTCCTGGTCTCGCCGGTGCTGGTGATCCCGCCGGAACTCGAGAAGGAAGTCGTGGTCTTCGACTTCCCCCTTCCCGATCGGGAGGAACTGCGCGGTCTGCTCGACGCGCACATGCGGCGCACGGCCCGCGAGGCCGCCAGCCCCCAGGACTACCTGCCGCCGGACCACGTGGACAAGCTGCTGGAAGCCGCGCTCGGCCTCACGCTCGACGAGGCCGACAACGCGTTCTCGGCGGCGCTCCTCAAGGACGGCCGGCTGGATTCGGCCGACATCCATACCATCCTGGCGCAGAAGCAGCTCATCATCCGGCAGTCGGGCGTGCTGGACTACTACCCGGCCGAAGAGGACCTGACCGAGGTGGGCGGCCTCGAGAACCTCAAGGCCTGGCTGCGCAAGCGGGCCCTGGCCTTCTCGCGGGAGGCTCGGGACTTTGGCCTGCCCCACCCCAAGGGCGTGCTCCTGACGGGCGTGCAGGGCTGCGGCAAGAGCCTCTCGGCCAAGGCCATCGCGACGAACTGGCAACTGCCGCTGCTGCGCCTGGACGTCGGCAAGCTCTTCGCGGGCCTGGTGGGTTCGAGCGAGGAGAACATGCGGCGCGCCATCAAGCTCTCGGAGGCCATCGCGCCCTGCGTGCTGTGGGTCGACGAGCTGGAGAAGGGCTTCTCGGGGCTGCAAAGTTCGGGCAGCGTGGACGGCGGCACCACGGCCCGCGTGTTCGGGACGTTCCTCACCTGGCTGCAGGACAAGAAATCCAACGTCTTCGTGGTGGCGACCGCCAACCAGATCCAGGGCCTGCCGCCCGAGTTGCTGCGCAAGGGCCGCTTCGACGAGATCTTCTTCATCGACCTGCCCGACGCGGCCGAACGCGCGGCCATTCTCGACATCCACCTCCAGAAGCGGCGCCGCAATCCTGGCCGCTTCGACGTGGGCCGCCTGGTGCGGGAAACCGAGCGATTCAGCGGCGCCGAACTCGAACAGGTCGTGATCTCGGCTCTCTACGAGGCGTTTTCCGAAGGGCAGGACCTCCAGATGGCGCACCTGCTGGCCGCCATCCGGCAGACGGTGCCCCTGTCGGTCACGATGGCCGAGGACGTCGAGTTCCTGCGGCACTGGGCCAAGACGAGGGCGGTGGCCGCCTCGATCGACCGCCACATGCGCTAG